A segment of the uncultured Desulfobulbus sp. genome:
AACCACTGAAATAGCACTGATTTTTCATCTGCAGCCGCTCCCTACACAACTTGAGAAATAACAACCACCACCTGTCTTTTCTCTCAAGACACATTGACACGCAAGCGTTGCAACAGGTTGTTTTTTCGCTTGACTTTCCTTCAACAATCCGGTTTCTATGTAATTATTCGTTGCTTCCATTACGGGTAAGACCATGTGAAAAGCAACAAATACCTACATTTCAGGTTCCTTACAAAGGATGAAAAGGGAACTCCGTGAAATTCGGAGACGGGCCCGCCGCTGTAACCGGGGACAAAGACCACAAAAACGTCACTGACAGACTGTTGGGAAGACGTGGCCAGCGAATGAACCGGAAGTCAGAATACCTGCCTGAAATGCAACTACCGCTCTCCGCGGATCTGGGAGCAGGTAACGATACGTGGATAAACCAGGGCATCCCCGGATCATAGCATGACATGATCCGGGGATTTTTTTTTATTCCAAGCCACTTTTTTTAAGTGCCCCGGATCAAAGCAAAGGGATGGCGGCGCATGCAATACGCTCGATTCCCCAGGAAGAACAGCCCCTGCACCTGCAGGGAGCCGGAGCAGCTCTCGCAGCTCCAGGATCTTTTTGCCATGTCCGGGCTCGTGGCGGTAATACCGTTTGCCGGCGATATTACCGCCCCAGGCCTTCCCCCCTTCTGAAACTGCATTTCTTCGATACCACTCTCCCAAGAGAAGGCGACCCTTTTTTCTTTTCGAAAAAAAAGAGGACAACACCTCACGGTGCCTTTGTCCATTTTTCCATCCAACTCGCAGCTCCTTACCGAGTACGCTCCTGCAAGGAGAAATGGAGAAAAAGAGGTGAATAGCAATTCAATAATTGCCTTATTTTCAGCATTTTTCTTTTTGATACAATCTTGGATTAATCGAATAACTCCTTGAATTTCAACAATGAGACCGCAATAATACAAACAAATCTGCTGACTCACCTACCCCCACCTCGTTAAGGAGGAGCATGATGACCGACCCCAAGACCACTACGCTTAGTCACCACATTCAGGCTGTCAAAAAAGGTGAGCGTGTTTTTGAAAACGCCTTTCAAAGCGTCAGCCGAATGATTTTGGAAAAGGACATCAACAAGGTCACGGTCAACGGCAAAACCACCTTCGATTTCACCATCTTTCGAGAGGGCAAAAAGCATATCATCGGCATGTACGATGAGATCAACTCCTTTGTCTCCTTTGTTAAGGACGCCTCCCAGGGTGGCTCCTCCAAGGAGATGGCTTTTGTCCTTGTTGGCGAGCCGGGAAACGGGAAGACCTTTTTGGTGGAATACCTCTGTAACCTCTACCGCAATTTTCTTGCCCAACCCAAAAACCGCAAATATACCATTCGCTTTAAAGGCCTGGATCAGATAGGAACCTACGGCGCTATCAAAACCATCGAATCGCAGACCTATGAAGATCCCATGGTATTGGCGCTGAACCTCTTTGAGACCAAGGAGGAGTCCCTGCAGTACCTGGCCAAAAAGTTCAAAGTCGATGATGCCATGGCGGAAGAATGGATGGAAAACTACCGCCCTCTTGGTGCCTGCTCTGCCTATATCTGGAACGATTTGCGTGAATTGGCCGGCGGTAAGATTGAGGATATGCTCAAAAACATCGAGATCGCCCCGGTTCCGCTGGTGGAAAGCCTGGGTACGGTCACGGGTAAGTATCCGGCCAAAGACAAGATTACCAGTTCTGCCGTCGACCTTTTGGGAGAAGAGTCGATTCAGCGCCTGCTCCACATCACAGACACCAACAACCCCTATCGGTTCGATCTCAGGCGTGGAGCTTTGGCTCGTGTAGCGGGCGGCGGTATCCACTTCAGCGATGAGATCTATAAAAACAAAAAAGATCTGGTGCAGGTCTATCTAGGTATTATTCAGAACCGGACCATCGAGATCGATGGCTACCGTTGGCCCATTGACAGTCTGATCATTGCCACCAGTAACAACTCCGAGTTCAACCGCTTTCTGGCGGAGAAGGAAGAGGCTCCGATCATCGACCGGTGCCGTATCTGTTATGTCTCCCATAATACCGACTATAAACAGCAGTTCGACCTGACCGCCTATGCCATTGGCAATGAGTCTAAGACCACGCTCACCGGCAATGCCATGCACCAGGACCCCAACCTCAACTACGCTGCCTCGGTGGGCGTGGTGCTGACCCGTCTGCCCCGCTCTGAAAAGCTGACCCCGGTGGAGACCATGAAGCTGGCAGCGGGTGAGGTGGCTGGAGAGAAGAGCCTCAAAACTCTCTCAGAGGTGATCGACACCCTCAACCAGGAGCATGACATCACCAAACGCTTTGGCCAAAAGGGCCTTGGTCAGCGAAATCTGGGCCGCACTATTCAGCTGATGCTGGAGAGTTCCGAGACCAACGAGGGCAAGTGCATGTTTGCCTATGATGTCTTCACCGCCCTGGAACGAGTCATCCTTGACTATGTTTCCGAGGCTGGCGACCGGGCCAAATTCCTGGATGATCTCAAGATTGCGAGGGGACTCTACCGCGAGCGGATTATGACGGAGATGTTCAACGCCTATATGGATGAACCGCTGGCGATCCGCAAAGACGTACTCAACTACGTCAATATGATCATTGGTATCGATGCGGAAAATCTCGGTGTTGATCGCATGTGGAAATATAAAAATCCGCAGACCGGCGAGCTGGTGGCCCTGAAAATCGATGAGCGCTATATCGACTCGGTGGAGGCCTGCCTGGGCTTGAAAGTACGGGAACAGAAAGACTCTTTCCGGACCTCCATCCGCAAGATCTATGGGCAGAAGATCTCGCTCGATCCGGACTACGACTTCATGGATAACCTGGAGCTGGTCAAGGCAGTGACCGATGTCCGCCTGAAATCAGATATCGCCGGCGCCGGCAGTCTGATCGGAGCCCTGGCCAACCGAACCAACGAGGAGAATCAAAAGCTCTACGATCGTATGGTCGACACCATGCTCAATAAACTGGGCTACTGTGTGACCTGTGCGCAGAAAACCATTGAGTACTTTTGTACTCAGGTGGATGAGAACTAGTGCCCATCCACAAACGGTTGTATTGTTTAAGCACTATCAAGGTAAGCGATCAGGGGGCACCCTGAAAGAACTCGTATCATCAAAACTGTAAGCGGTTGCGGGGTGCCTTCGAAACTAGGAATCGGCCTGTGCAGCGTACACCTGTACGTAAGCAGGCCGATAACACCGCAGATTCGGTGCCCCGTGATCGCTTACCGATCAAGACCTCCAAATAGCTCGTATGAGCGCGGAGCAATGATGAAAAAGTTGCGACAACTCTATAAACAGCTAGAAGCCAAGGGGCTTTCTGAAGAGCAACGCCGGGTCATTGAACACGAGATGGCGCTGGCGGAGCTTACCGGTGCCCCGCATCAGGTGCATGCACGATACCCCTCCAGCCCCTATGCCCGCTCACTCTACAGCTACGCTGATGCTGAGATGCTCGGGCAGACCATGCCCTCGCCGCTGATGTCCATGGTGGCGGCCCAATCATTGGATCATCTGCTCCAACGGGATCTGCAACGGGAAAAAGACGGTTTTCCTCGCAAGATTCGCGTGGGCAAACTGGTCAAGCCCGGTCGTGACGGCGACGACAAGGTCGTCGTCATTCCCACCACGGTTGAAGAAAAGCTGATCCACGATAAGATCAACGAAGAAGAAGAGGGAGAAGGCGGCGAAGGCCAGGAGCAGGGCGAAGGTGGTGCCGGTGAAGGCGAAGAGGGTGAAGTCATTGGCGAGCAGCCGGTTCGTGAAGAGCAGGGCGGAGGAGGAACAGGCCCCGGGCAAGGAAAGGGAGGAGCCCACGAGTTGGAATCCACGGTCTATGATCTTGGCCGGGTACTCACCGAGCAGTTTGCTCTGCCCAACCTGCGGGATAAGGGGAAAAAGCGTTCACTCACCCGTTATGCCTATGACCTGACGGATAAGAACCGCGGATTTGGCCAGATACTGGATAAAAAAGCCACCTTGAAACAGGTCCTCCAAACCAATATCGCTCTGGGCAGAATTCAACCCGGCGCACTGCCGGATCCTCTCTCCCTGATGGTTACTCCCAAGGACCGGGTCTTCCGCATACTCTCCAAGGAACTCGATTACGAGGCCCAGGCCGTGGTCTTTTTTGTCCGCGACTACTCCGGCTCCATGGCGGGAAAACCCACCGAAATCGTGGTCAACCAGCACGTACTCATCTACGCCTGGCTCACCTACCAGTACCAGAACCAGGTGGAGACCCGTTTTATTCTCCACGACACCGAAGCCCGTGAGGTGGAAAACTTTCAGCATTATTACCAGATGCAGGTCGCAGGCGGGACCCAGGTCAGCTCTGCCTACCAGCTGGTCAATAAAATTGTGGAAGAAGAGGAACTGGACCGCGATT
Coding sequences within it:
- a CDS encoding serine protein kinase PrkA, whose product is MMTDPKTTTLSHHIQAVKKGERVFENAFQSVSRMILEKDINKVTVNGKTTFDFTIFREGKKHIIGMYDEINSFVSFVKDASQGGSSKEMAFVLVGEPGNGKTFLVEYLCNLYRNFLAQPKNRKYTIRFKGLDQIGTYGAIKTIESQTYEDPMVLALNLFETKEESLQYLAKKFKVDDAMAEEWMENYRPLGACSAYIWNDLRELAGGKIEDMLKNIEIAPVPLVESLGTVTGKYPAKDKITSSAVDLLGEESIQRLLHITDTNNPYRFDLRRGALARVAGGGIHFSDEIYKNKKDLVQVYLGIIQNRTIEIDGYRWPIDSLIIATSNNSEFNRFLAEKEEAPIIDRCRICYVSHNTDYKQQFDLTAYAIGNESKTTLTGNAMHQDPNLNYAASVGVVLTRLPRSEKLTPVETMKLAAGEVAGEKSLKTLSEVIDTLNQEHDITKRFGQKGLGQRNLGRTIQLMLESSETNEGKCMFAYDVFTALERVILDYVSEAGDRAKFLDDLKIARGLYRERIMTEMFNAYMDEPLAIRKDVLNYVNMIIGIDAENLGVDRMWKYKNPQTGELVALKIDERYIDSVEACLGLKVREQKDSFRTSIRKIYGQKISLDPDYDFMDNLELVKAVTDVRLKSDIAGAGSLIGALANRTNEENQKLYDRMVDTMLNKLGYCVTCAQKTIEYFCTQVDEN
- a CDS encoding DUF444 family protein, yielding MMKKLRQLYKQLEAKGLSEEQRRVIEHEMALAELTGAPHQVHARYPSSPYARSLYSYADAEMLGQTMPSPLMSMVAAQSLDHLLQRDLQREKDGFPRKIRVGKLVKPGRDGDDKVVVIPTTVEEKLIHDKINEEEEGEGGEGQEQGEGGAGEGEEGEVIGEQPVREEQGGGGTGPGQGKGGAHELESTVYDLGRVLTEQFALPNLRDKGKKRSLTRYAYDLTDKNRGFGQILDKKATLKQVLQTNIALGRIQPGALPDPLSLMVTPKDRVFRILSKELDYEAQAVVFFVRDYSGSMAGKPTEIVVNQHVLIYAWLTYQYQNQVETRFILHDTEAREVENFQHYYQMQVAGGTQVSSAYQLVNKIVEEEELDRDYSIYIFHGTDGDDWDTYGEESLPELEKMMNYASRIGVTIAENGLDGSRRTEVEKYLTKSGLLESKKDLLRMDVMSKDSNEARLIEGIKYLIS